tatcttaatgttatttaagtatatatattttttaaaatttatttttaatttgttgagaaatatttattttgatgtttttaatatttttgatgtattgtatatattttaaaattatataaaaataatataaaattaatatgggcATGCCGGATCAGGCtcaagttttaatattttttatctcGGTCGGGCTTGAGCAAATTTTAAGCCTATTTTTTGGGCCAAGCCGAACCTAGACCTAATAAACGGGCTTAATTTTTTAGTTGAATCTGACCCGAGCCCGGCCCAaattacatgccttcatttgtgGGATCTaatattttctttccttttctaggATTCACATATAATCTTTTGGAAAATATGTTATACACATACTAATTTCTTTATATATAACCTTAAATTATGTAATATGCATATCTTGTGAGATTAATTAGTTtccataaaattatttttaaaatcaacATATTCTTAATCAGTAATCACCGAAGATTTTGTTTCCATTTATTTTTAACGTTGTTTTTATTCACCTCATGTTGTTTCTTTAGTAACAATAGAGTCAACCTAGCGTGAAAATTCAgattttttttctcaaaacaaatttttatttgatatgcCATTAATATATAAATGTAATAATGAATTACAGGCTAGTATCTaattaaaattctttaaaaatataaagaaataataaatacatttaaaGTAATTCTTAAGGGAAAGAGTTTGGATATGTGAAGCATACAAAaatctaaaatgtaaaaaaaggTAGCTGGGCTGAGTTGAGAAAATTGAAAATGTGAACCATGTGATTGATAAACAGTCTCTGGTTTCAAATTGGCTTTGGGTAGTTGGTTAAGGCCCTAGATCCTTCTTTGGCTCACCCTTGGCTCACCCAGTACGTCAGCGTAGGCACTAAATCTTGCGCTATAAATAACCAGCTTCCATCCCTCAAAGCTGCTTATAAGGTTTTGAGCACGCATTTGCTTTGCTTTGAagctagaaaaagagttaaaataattatgaatCCAACAATGACAAGATTGCCAGAAGAAGAGCACCCTAACAAGGCTTTTGGATGGGCTGCCAGAGACAGTTATGGTGTTCTCTCTCCCTTCAAATTTTCCAGAAGGTTTTCTTTTTTCTCCTTAAACTTTTTATCATTGCTCTGTCTTTGAATCAGTTCCCTTGTCAAAGGGTGTTTGATTGATGTGGGGTTTGACACTTGCAGGGCAACAGGTGAGAAGGATGTAGCCTTCAAGGTGCTTTATTGTGGGATTTGCCATTCTGATCTTCATATGGCCAAGAATGAATGGGGTACTTCCATCTACCCTCTTGTTCCTGGGTATGTTTTCCattcttatattttatatatatcaaCTAACAATTTCCATAGATATATGCTAATACTACTTTGATGACAAAAAATTGACACATGCAACGATGAACCACAGTTTATTGGTCAACCTAAATAATATATATTGGATGCAGTCACGAGATTGCCGGTGAAGTGACGGAGGTGGGAAGTGAGGTCCAAAAGTTCAAAGTTGGAGACCGTGTTGGGGTTGGGTGTCTGGTCGGGTCATGCCGTTCCTGCGATAGCTGCAAAGACAATCTTGAGAACTATTGCCCCAAAATGGTACTTACTTACGGAGCCAAGTACTATGATGGAACTATTACATACGGAGGCTACTCCGACACTATGGTTGCTGACGAGCACTTTATTGTCCGCATACCTGATAACATGCCTCTTGATGCTGCCGCTCCACTGCTCTGTGCTGGGATTACAGTGTATAGTCCATTGAGATATTATGAACTCGATAGGCCTAGTTTGCACATCGGTGTGGTTGGACTGGGTGGACTCGGTCATGTTGCAGTAAAATTTGCCAAGGCAATGGGGGTTAAAGTTACAGTGATCAGCACATCTCCGAATAAGAAGAAAGAAGCTTTGGAAAATCTTGGTGCAGATTCGTTTTTAGTCAGTCGAGACCAAGATCAACTTCAGGTTTatatgtttttctttctttcaatgaTTTATTAATGAGGGGTTTTTTGCGAGTGTATATAAGTTTCTAAGTTCCTTATTTGGTGTATAGGGTGCCATTGGCACATTGGACGGAATCATAGACACAGTGTCAGCTCAACACCCTGTGCTGCCATTGCTTGCGCTGTTGAAGTCTCACGGGAAGCTTGTTCTTCTTGGTGCTCCAGAGAAACCACTTGAGTTGCCTGTGTTTCCTTTAATCCAAGGTAATGATCTGTTGCTAATATCTTTTCGTAAGAGTAATATGGGAtctcaaattccccaaagatatCTTAAATTAGAGTCATAATTGAGTGCAGGGAGGAAAGTAATAGGAGGAAGCTTGATCGGAGGGATGAAGGAAACTCAAGAGATGATTGATTTCGCAGCTAAACATGACGTAAAACCTGACATTGAAGTTATAGCTATGGATTATGTGAACACAGCTATGGAACGCCTTCTTAAAGCGGATGTCAAATATAGATTTGTGATCGACATTGGAAATACATTGAAAATTCCTTCTTGAAGTGCTTTTATTCTTATTATTGGATAACAAATTGGAAGTACAGGACCAAATGTTTTTGTTGTACTAGTAGATATTGCAATATCAGCTAATATGTAATATGTTATAATTCAATAAATAAATCATTCATGATCTTTGTTTGAACATACATAGtagtctttttccttttttttaactAGCGTATCTTATTAAATTTGGACGCTATAGTGAATTGTCAAATCAAATACAGTCTATTCTATTTACACTTTTTGCTTTGGGTCTGGATTAAGAATTTAATAGATAAATTTCATCTAAAAATAGTTTATttgtttgaataaaaaaatagagTTTCAAATTTTATAAACACTAAAAGAATTTTAAGAAATTCAATTTtacatttcaatttcatttaaagATGTGATGATAGTTCAACTAAATTAGTCTTATATATTGGATAAGTTTGTTAATTGGTTATATAGGTTGATTTTTTTGAAGATTTAGGGAAATAGATCGTGTTTTAGAGAGTGTGTGAAAGCGCGTCCAGTTGGATAAGCTTTCCTTCAACGGTAATTTTTccaatagtaaaaatacaaatgCGCCAACGGTAAAATTTTGAAACATCCCAACGGTAACGTTAATTTCCTATAAATACTCATGCCATTTTCCATTTCTTTTCACTCAAATCCAACTCTTTGCATTCTCTCTAAACACTCAATTCTCtcaattttctatagatttgttAGAATTTTTTCAATAATTTGTAAAAACAtattatagttttattttattatttcgtaAATTATTCCCTATTAGTAAAACTGTTCACCTAAGAAGAAAAATTGTTGTCTTTAAACAGATGGAAGGAGAAAGTTTTCATGGGGCTTAGGAACGTTTTAAAACATTGATTCAGAAATGTTCGCACCATGTATCACATGTTATTAACATGAAATGAATGTTTTGACTTGCATAGATTATTGATGGATGTTAAATGAAATGGTGTGATTATATGTTTCGTATGTATATAAATTTACTAACTTGTGAAAATTGTGGTTTGTTTGGGAATTGAATGGTTACATGAGCTTattataaattgtgcatgaattatataaattgattCTTGTTTGGTAAGATATGTTTAAATTTGTACGAGCTCACTAAGCATTAGTTGCTTACGTTAGTTGTTTTATTTCCTTGCAGATCATCGGAAAGCTCGATCGGTTGGAATCAAGTTGGAGCGAATACATACTAT
This window of the Gossypium arboreum isolate Shixiya-1 chromosome 12, ASM2569848v2, whole genome shotgun sequence genome carries:
- the LOC108478314 gene encoding probable mannitol dehydrogenase gives rise to the protein MNPTMTRLPEEEHPNKAFGWAARDSYGVLSPFKFSRRATGEKDVAFKVLYCGICHSDLHMAKNEWGTSIYPLVPGHEIAGEVTEVGSEVQKFKVGDRVGVGCLVGSCRSCDSCKDNLENYCPKMVLTYGAKYYDGTITYGGYSDTMVADEHFIVRIPDNMPLDAAAPLLCAGITVYSPLRYYELDRPSLHIGVVGLGGLGHVAVKFAKAMGVKVTVISTSPNKKKEALENLGADSFLVSRDQDQLQGAIGTLDGIIDTVSAQHPVLPLLALLKSHGKLVLLGAPEKPLELPVFPLIQGRKVIGGSLIGGMKETQEMIDFAAKHDVKPDIEVIAMDYVNTAMERLLKADVKYRFVIDIGNTLKIPS